The DNA segment AGTTTGATAAACTTAGCTGACTTGGTGCGTTTTGTGTATAATAGGGTAAAGACTGCAACAAAAATCCGCAAGCACCACTGGTTACTGGAACAGAAGCTCCTCAATTTTGTGGATGCTTTTTTCATCAATACGTAATGGATAGGGTATTGTCTGATACTATATCATTTGTTATAATTACAGTATCCGTTTTGTGCTGGAGTAATATAAGTATGTTTGTGGCAAAGTTGAAAGCAGATGTTACTGGTTCAGTAAGAACGTCTTATCTTAAAATCTTTATGTACTTGTAACTTGACCTCTTATGATTGATAATAAAGGGGTTGGTTAATGGGAAGTTGAACTTGCAGGTGTTGTCTTCTAAGCTGAATGTGGGACACTTTCCTCATTTGGCTGATTTAGTGACCAGAATCAGTTACAATTACCACTGCATGCCTGACACTGGAAGCTTGAAGACTGCTTCTGGAGCAGAGACCAAGTCTTCCAGAACTTGGACAGCCAAATCTGACGTCTGAATCAACTAATTAGAGACAGACCGGGGAAGAGTTGTCAAATCTTTGGATCTCACGATCCATTGTTGGAGCTTCTAGAATTCTTTCATAGTAGCTTCCAAAGCTTCTAGGCTTGCCACTGTTTTTTGATTAGATATTATTTGTAAGATGTGTGTAAATTGCAAACTAGACATTTTCGAGCTTGTATGTCAGTAGATTATATATACTCGTCAAgtttgaaattcaaaaacatgtaaaattgagaaaaaggaagaaggtagttgatcaaaaaaaaaaaaaaggaagaaggcTATCCATTATTTAAAGGTTAACAAAGGGCCCATATGGCAAAAGCTATTGAGAACAACATTTATAGGATAATCCGAGGACAAAATGGTCATTCCCGTAAAAAGcgtaaaaccctaaaccctatttttaTTTGACATCTCCTCTCATTTCATCAACCCACTCTGttttcatttcttcttcttcttcttcgtcgacTGTAATCTCCTAAACCTTCTTCGCTTTTTGTAGAATCCGATCTATTAATTGCTGTAGCCAAAGCCTTTTTTCTTACTGTTAATCTGATCTTTGTGGTGTGTTTCATAGAGCAGACAGGTGAAAATCCACTGATCGTTTCGAGAGACCAATCATGTTCGCCCTTTCCAAAGTTTTACGGAGGTtcgtatctctctctctcactctcttttGATCCGAAAGATATCTCATTTTTAGGCTTTATTAGCTTGGTTTCAATCTATTTCAAAAGGGTTCCGTTTTTATTTTGTCTGTGTTGGGTTATATTGAACAAGCGACCAACTTTATACTAATTTTCAGATCCCAGAGACTCCGACTTGGTGCTTGTACTACTGCTGTTTATTCAAATGAGATTCAATCCGGAGAAAGAAGCTTATTCACTCTTCAATCCCACTCCATTCTTCATGATCAACAACTTGAACCCCTTCCAAGAGTTTACAACATGTCTTCTTCTATGGGTAACCGTCTTCTCTCCTCGAGTGCCGGCACTAAAAGTGATCAAGAGGAAGATGACGACCTCGAAGACGGTTTCTCCGAACTTGAAAACTCTAAGTCAGGCCAAGAGTCTAGTACCAGTAGCAGTAGTAGTGATGATAGTGACGTCGATGAGGGAAAGCTCTCCGCTGCTGATgacgaagatgaagaagaagagctgGAGCTAGACCTCGCTGAAACCGATGATAGTAAAAAGACTTTAGAAAAGAAGCAATCCGAGCTTTTCAAGGCCATTGTCTCTGCAGGAGGTCTCTCTGTAGGCAGTGCACTTGATAAATGGgtggaagaagaaggaaatgagATCACCCGAACCGAGGTTGCTAAGGCCATGCTCCAGCTCCGTAGGCGTCGCATGTACGGAAGAGCCTTACAGGTAAACTTTtacttgttgttgttcttgtgttgACTTGGATGTGTTCCAACGGTTTTGCTGTTTTTGTATTAGATGTCAGAGTGGTTGGAGGCAAATAAGAAGATCGAAATGAACGAGAGAGACTACGCTTCTCGCTTAGATCTCATTGTCAAAACGCGTGGCTTGGAGAAGGGAGAAGCTTACGTGGACAAGATTCCCAAATCCTTCAGAGGGGAAGTGATGTACCGCACCCTTCTGGCGAACTGTGTGGTTGCTTGCAATGTCAAGAAGTCTGAGCTTGTCTTCAACAGAATGAAGGACTTGGGGTTCCCTCGCTCTGGCTTCACCTGTGATCAGATGCTTCTCCTCTACAAGAGAGTTGACAGGAAGAAGATCGCAGACGTGCTTCTCCTCATGGAGAAAGAGAACGTCAAGCCGAGTCTCCTCACTTACAAGATCTTGATTGACGTCAAAGGGTCGTCTAACGACATAAAGGGGATGGAGCAGGTTGTGGAGACGATGAAGGACGAAGGCGTTGAGCCTGACTTCAACACGCAAGCTATCATCGCTAGGCACTACTCGGTAGCTGGGCTTAAGGAGAAGGCCGAGAGTGTTTTGAAAGAGATGGAAGGGGAAAGCTTAGAGGCGAACCGGAGAGCGTTCAAAGATTTGCTATCCATCTACGCCTCTCTCGGGAGGGAAGACGAGGTGAGGAGAGTGTGGAAGATCTGTGAACCGAAGCCTCGCTTCGAGGAGTCCCTTTCTGCGATCCAGGCTTTTGGGAAGCTTGATAAGGTGCAAGAGGCGGAGGAGGTTTTCGAGAAGGTTATCAAGATGGACAGGAGGGTTTCTTCAAACactttctctgttctcctgagGGTGTACGTGGATCACAAGATGCTCTCGAAGGGGAAAGATCTGGTTAAGCGAATGGCGGAGAGCGGTTGCAGGATCGAGGCGTCGACATGGGATGCACTCATCAGGCTGTACGTGGAAGCAGGGGAAGTCGAGAAGGCTGATTCTTTGCTGAGCAAGGCGTCGAAACAGAGCCATACGAAGCTGATGATGAGCTCGTTCATGTACATCATGGACGAGTACGCGAAACGGGGAGATGTTCATAACACTGAGAAGATATTCCAGAAGATGAGGGAGGTTGGGTATACATCTCGGCTTAGGCAGTTCCAGGCACTCATGCAGGGTTACTTGAACGCTAAAGCTCCTGCGTATGGGATGAGAGATAGAATGAAGGCTGATAATATCTTTCCGAACAAAGCTATGGCTGCACAGTTGGCTCAAGGTGATCCGTTTAAGAAGACAGCTATCTCTGATATTCTGGATTGAGTCAGAGTCTTTCCTCCTACTCCTTTGTTCTTTCTG comes from the Brassica napus cultivar Da-Ae chromosome A7, Da-Ae, whole genome shotgun sequence genome and includes:
- the LOC106353361 gene encoding pentatricopeptide repeat-containing protein At1g80270, mitochondrial-like produces the protein MFALSKVLRRSQRLRLGACTTAVYSNEIQSGERSLFTLQSHSILHDQQLEPLPRVYNMSSSMGNRLLSSSAGTKSDQEEDDDLEDGFSELENSKSGQESSTSSSSSDDSDVDEGKLSAADDEDEEEELELDLAETDDSKKTLEKKQSELFKAIVSAGGLSVGSALDKWVEEEGNEITRTEVAKAMLQLRRRRMYGRALQMSEWLEANKKIEMNERDYASRLDLIVKTRGLEKGEAYVDKIPKSFRGEVMYRTLLANCVVACNVKKSELVFNRMKDLGFPRSGFTCDQMLLLYKRVDRKKIADVLLLMEKENVKPSLLTYKILIDVKGSSNDIKGMEQVVETMKDEGVEPDFNTQAIIARHYSVAGLKEKAESVLKEMEGESLEANRRAFKDLLSIYASLGREDEVRRVWKICEPKPRFEESLSAIQAFGKLDKVQEAEEVFEKVIKMDRRVSSNTFSVLLRVYVDHKMLSKGKDLVKRMAESGCRIEASTWDALIRLYVEAGEVEKADSLLSKASKQSHTKLMMSSFMYIMDEYAKRGDVHNTEKIFQKMREVGYTSRLRQFQALMQGYLNAKAPAYGMRDRMKADNIFPNKAMAAQLAQGDPFKKTAISDILD